The following are from one region of the Actinoplanes sp. L3-i22 genome:
- a CDS encoding glycosyltransferase family 2 protein produces the protein MAVTVAQTLLQRLAGRDNDYDPIIASLSRNLRAGWHDPSPRSDARGTSVSVVIAARNSAYCLPSVLDALARQETDGKYEVIVVDDASTDSTGQIAAAHPVTSIVWRLPQQVGSGPARNVGTMLAEAPTVVYLDADMALPRHVLATLAGRAHDDLVLVGFRQNVPFQEGPKGVAVVPAGEPDLTADHRVVWRPPTGVPMFYTGMVFDKPVNGKPLDDTDEFRALGHGQRYYDWDLPRMVVTALVAVPRARVVACGGFDPGFSEGWGCEDTYLGARLIAAGCKVAPVRSVRGFHLDPPQAEQVWQQKFATAARNVERYWRLLDTPDNTAPLTKQPSALKLITEGIQLK, from the coding sequence ATGGCCGTGACCGTCGCACAAACCCTGCTGCAGCGGCTGGCCGGGCGCGACAACGACTACGACCCGATCATCGCCAGTCTGTCTCGCAACCTGAGGGCCGGCTGGCACGATCCGTCGCCACGCTCGGACGCCCGCGGTACCTCCGTGTCCGTGGTCATCGCGGCGCGCAACAGCGCGTATTGCCTGCCATCGGTTCTGGACGCCTTGGCCCGGCAGGAGACTGACGGCAAGTACGAGGTCATCGTCGTCGACGATGCGTCCACGGACTCGACCGGCCAGATCGCCGCCGCGCACCCGGTCACCAGCATCGTGTGGCGGCTGCCGCAGCAGGTCGGCTCAGGCCCGGCCCGCAACGTGGGAACAATGCTCGCCGAAGCGCCGACCGTCGTCTACCTGGACGCCGACATGGCACTGCCGCGACACGTTCTCGCCACCCTTGCCGGGCGCGCCCACGACGACCTTGTCCTCGTCGGGTTCCGACAGAACGTGCCCTTCCAAGAAGGGCCAAAAGGGGTCGCCGTCGTACCGGCCGGCGAGCCGGATCTGACCGCCGACCATCGGGTGGTGTGGCGGCCGCCTACCGGCGTCCCGATGTTCTACACCGGGATGGTCTTCGACAAGCCGGTCAACGGCAAGCCGCTGGATGACACCGACGAGTTCCGGGCTCTGGGGCACGGGCAGCGGTACTACGACTGGGACCTTCCGCGGATGGTCGTGACCGCGCTCGTCGCGGTTCCCCGCGCGAGGGTTGTCGCCTGCGGCGGATTCGACCCGGGTTTCTCCGAGGGGTGGGGGTGCGAGGACACCTACCTCGGTGCCCGGCTGATCGCCGCCGGCTGCAAGGTAGCGCCCGTGCGTTCCGTGCGTGGATTCCACCTCGATCCTCCGCAGGCCGAGCAGGTGTGGCAGCAGAAGTTCGCCACCGCTGCACGCAACGTCGAGCGCTACTGGCGGCTGCTGGACACCCCCGATAACACTGCTCCGCTCACCAAGCAGCCGTCCGCCTTGAAGCTGATCACCGAAGGGATACAGCTGAAATGA
- a CDS encoding SUMF1/EgtB/PvdO family nonheme iron enzyme, producing the protein MAWTLVPGGVCRYGDAGRPVLVADLEVTTTPITHMQAGYPGAEPDLPITQITYREATDLAARLGGRLPRSVEWEWLAAGPNRRAYPWGDADADFCRAVLRPTGYRQPVAVGGRPAGATPDGVLDLAGLVWEWTATPVLGDGRIIRGGSYCSPALYARSTFLNAAPQELRSAGIGLRIVRQR; encoded by the coding sequence ATGGCCTGGACACTCGTGCCCGGCGGAGTGTGCCGGTACGGCGACGCCGGCCGGCCTGTGCTGGTCGCGGACCTCGAGGTGACGACCACCCCGATCACACACATGCAGGCCGGCTATCCGGGCGCGGAACCGGACCTGCCGATCACGCAGATCACCTACCGCGAGGCCACCGACCTGGCGGCCCGGCTCGGTGGCCGGCTTCCCCGCTCCGTGGAATGGGAATGGCTGGCCGCCGGCCCCAATCGGCGCGCGTACCCATGGGGTGATGCGGATGCTGACTTCTGCCGGGCGGTGCTACGACCGACCGGCTACCGGCAGCCCGTCGCTGTCGGCGGCCGGCCTGCCGGAGCCACCCCCGACGGAGTTCTCGATCTTGCCGGTTTGGTCTGGGAATGGACCGCAACGCCGGTGCTGGGCGACGGACGGATCATCCGGGGCGGCTCGTACTGCTCGCCTGCCTTGTACGCCCGCAGCACCTTCCTCAACGCCGCACCGCAAGAGCTGCGCTCTGCCGGTATCGGACTACGAATCGTGAGGCAACGATGA
- a CDS encoding phosphoribosyltransferase → MLAEGCEMLSSAAYVKYACFTVTIGIAGGGRIPAERIAKSAGRIAHTVRAQHNPTDELYQQATGSVTVDVTGLAEALNSRKLFGEILLVDDICGTGETFAAVTDALGPYLKADANIRTVALCRNIGSAYTPDLWLWDVADWVHFPWEHDLEPGQRTEVLTIPERVQRR, encoded by the coding sequence GTGCTGGCCGAAGGCTGCGAGATGCTCTCCAGTGCCGCATACGTCAAGTACGCGTGCTTCACGGTGACCATCGGCATCGCCGGCGGCGGCCGGATCCCGGCCGAACGGATCGCGAAGTCCGCCGGGCGGATCGCCCATACGGTCCGCGCCCAGCACAACCCCACCGACGAGCTTTACCAGCAGGCCACCGGCTCCGTCACCGTCGATGTCACCGGCCTTGCCGAGGCATTGAACAGCCGGAAGCTGTTCGGCGAGATCTTGCTGGTCGATGACATCTGCGGCACGGGCGAAACGTTCGCGGCGGTGACCGACGCTCTCGGCCCGTACCTGAAGGCGGACGCCAACATCCGCACCGTCGCCCTGTGCCGCAACATCGGCTCGGCGTACACGCCGGATCTGTGGCTGTGGGACGTCGCCGACTGGGTGCACTTCCCGTGGGAGCACGACCTCGAACCCGGCCAGCGCACTGAGGTGCTGACCATCCCGGAGCGGGTACAGCGCCGATGA
- a CDS encoding VOC family protein — MAGALHHVALTAIDLEASRCWYDACLSVIGYQPGTVDPRICTWGGITPEVLLYPVEGADREPHTHGRPGLQHLAIEVDDRGIVDAAHSAVVQIATGRVVHPPQEYDYLPSYYAVFVEDPSGNRWEILTTTSAAT, encoded by the coding sequence GTGGCCGGAGCCCTGCACCACGTCGCGCTTACCGCCATCGACCTGGAAGCCAGCCGTTGCTGGTACGACGCTTGCCTCAGTGTCATCGGCTACCAACCAGGCACCGTCGACCCTCGCATCTGCACCTGGGGCGGCATAACGCCGGAAGTCCTGCTCTATCCCGTCGAAGGCGCCGACCGTGAACCGCATACCCACGGGCGACCTGGGCTCCAGCATCTCGCGATCGAGGTCGATGACCGCGGCATTGTCGACGCCGCGCACTCCGCAGTCGTGCAGATCGCGACGGGCCGCGTCGTGCATCCGCCACAGGAATATGACTACCTGCCCAGTTATTACGCGGTCTTCGTCGAAGATCCCTCCGGAAACCGATGGGAGATTCTCACCACGACCAGCGCGGCGACATGA
- a CDS encoding glycosyltransferase family 4 protein — MTTVAFVLVSFTPDAPAGMERATAGLAAGLAALGHRTIIITAAPAAPARYAGATIRRLTSLRVPWPSDDQTLRATITAAADLITAELVDIYRELQVDAAVYVDALWGLGRIMPATIPHRRVLVAHVIGHQEDLELALARKPDAVLVPSASARAEATARGFDTTSWQILPNPLLTEPAPPNRQDRTRLRTDGPIRVMARPAPEKGILPLLAAAGDAAVRADRRVHGTSGASTRIEVALAKAGFELTIGSQDDTITRCTAYCDAAGISLGDGLSWDTAPRWLATAGLVIVPSLRETFGLVALESMAGGTPVIAYRTGNLPALIGDGGVLADLEAGPRALWRAAWQLRADPVRYETASRAAYYLARDYRPAHIADLLLKVVS, encoded by the coding sequence ATGACCACTGTCGCGTTCGTGCTCGTCTCGTTCACCCCCGACGCCCCCGCCGGGATGGAACGCGCCACCGCCGGTCTCGCCGCAGGCCTGGCCGCCCTCGGCCACCGCACGATCATCATCACCGCAGCACCCGCCGCGCCCGCCCGGTATGCCGGAGCGACCATCCGCAGACTCACCAGCCTGCGCGTGCCGTGGCCGTCCGACGACCAGACACTGCGGGCCACGATCACCGCCGCAGCCGACCTGATCACCGCCGAACTCGTCGACATCTACCGCGAGCTCCAGGTGGACGCCGCCGTCTACGTCGACGCGTTGTGGGGCCTGGGCCGCATCATGCCGGCCACCATCCCGCACCGCCGAGTCCTCGTCGCCCACGTCATCGGTCACCAAGAAGACCTCGAACTTGCACTCGCCCGGAAGCCGGACGCCGTGCTCGTCCCGTCTGCCTCCGCGCGAGCCGAGGCCACCGCACGCGGCTTCGACACCACCTCATGGCAGATCTTGCCCAACCCCCTGCTGACCGAGCCAGCACCACCCAACCGGCAGGACCGGACCCGCCTGCGGACCGACGGACCCATTCGGGTGATGGCACGGCCCGCTCCCGAGAAAGGCATCCTGCCGTTACTCGCTGCCGCCGGCGACGCGGCCGTACGCGCCGACCGCCGCGTTCACGGCACCAGCGGCGCGTCAACCCGAATCGAAGTGGCGCTGGCGAAAGCCGGCTTCGAGCTGACCATCGGCAGCCAGGACGACACCATCACAAGGTGCACCGCCTACTGCGATGCCGCAGGAATCTCGCTCGGTGACGGATTGAGCTGGGATACCGCGCCCCGCTGGCTCGCCACAGCCGGGCTCGTGATCGTGCCCTCGCTGCGCGAAACGTTCGGTCTGGTGGCGTTGGAGTCAATGGCCGGCGGCACCCCAGTCATCGCCTACCGCACCGGCAATCTACCGGCCCTGATCGGTGATGGGGGCGTGCTCGCCGACCTCGAAGCCGGACCCCGAGCCCTGTGGCGCGCCGCCTGGCAGCTACGCGCCGATCCGGTACGTTACGAGACAGCATCACGGGCTGCTTACTACCTTGCACGGGACTATCGGCCCGCCCACATCGCTGACCTACTTCTCAAGGTGGTGAGCTGA
- a CDS encoding 5'-3' exonuclease H3TH domain-containing protein, translating into MGAVPSRLDPSVPLLLVDGHNLLWRAFFGFPAKIMSKDKTRDITGLFGFFALLGVAIREELPHPPEIIVVFDGEHGTAARKATDVSYKAQRPVDEDAMAPILQLPAVKDGLDTHGIAWAEIDDQEADDVIATLAAADAARRVYIMSGDRDFYQLIDERITVLNTAMHRGKRHIDEQTVLAKFKVTPAQWADFRAMTGDPADNIPGVRGIGPGTAATLLADGQTLETLHENGRMSGSRTAALSAAWDDVLKWRAMIRLNRGLPLDIKPTAEPSALLPTPAAVVEAIGRW; encoded by the coding sequence ATGGGCGCTGTCCCGTCACGTCTCGATCCGTCCGTTCCGCTGCTGCTCGTCGACGGCCACAACCTTCTGTGGCGTGCATTTTTCGGCTTCCCCGCCAAGATCATGTCGAAAGACAAGACCCGCGACATCACCGGCCTGTTCGGCTTCTTCGCGCTACTGGGCGTTGCCATCCGTGAGGAACTCCCGCACCCGCCCGAGATCATCGTGGTCTTCGACGGTGAGCACGGCACCGCAGCCCGCAAGGCCACTGACGTCTCGTACAAGGCCCAGCGTCCCGTCGATGAGGACGCGATGGCCCCGATCCTGCAGCTACCTGCCGTCAAGGACGGCCTGGATACCCACGGCATCGCCTGGGCCGAGATCGATGACCAGGAAGCCGACGACGTCATCGCCACCCTCGCCGCCGCCGATGCGGCCCGGCGGGTCTACATCATGTCCGGCGACCGCGACTTCTACCAGCTCATCGACGAGCGGATCACTGTTCTCAACACCGCCATGCACCGCGGCAAACGCCACATCGACGAGCAGACCGTGCTCGCCAAGTTCAAGGTGACGCCCGCGCAGTGGGCCGATTTCCGCGCCATGACCGGAGACCCGGCCGACAACATCCCCGGCGTCCGCGGCATCGGCCCAGGAACTGCCGCAACGCTGCTCGCCGACGGGCAAACACTGGAGACCCTCCACGAGAACGGCCGGATGAGCGGTAGCCGAACCGCTGCCCTGTCCGCCGCCTGGGACGACGTCCTGAAGTGGCGCGCCATGATCCGGCTCAACCGGGGCCTGCCGCTGGACATCAAACCCACCGCTGAGCCGTCCGCACTGCTCCCGACACCCGCGGCGGTTGTGGAGGCGATCGGCCGATGGTGA
- a CDS encoding DUF6884 domain-containing protein — protein sequence MNPTPTAVASSVNHDPVGGRLIVLGCSRRKTASTEPMPALELYQGGCFPQIRARLGGQPALRARIRILSARHGLVSADAPLRTYDQPINGTNLVSLTALVDQQLARELAAGGVPAELLVVAEPAYLELLGELPASCRLRWIEDPRGWYAASAVLDGWGWP from the coding sequence ATGAACCCCACACCGACCGCAGTCGCCAGCAGCGTGAACCACGATCCAGTGGGCGGCAGGCTCATCGTGCTGGGCTGCTCGCGACGTAAAACCGCCAGCACCGAGCCGATGCCCGCACTGGAGCTATACCAGGGCGGCTGCTTTCCGCAGATCCGGGCCCGGCTCGGCGGCCAGCCGGCCCTGCGTGCCCGGATCCGAATTTTGTCCGCCCGGCACGGCCTCGTCTCCGCCGACGCCCCGCTGCGGACGTATGACCAGCCGATCAACGGCACCAACCTGGTCAGCCTCACCGCGCTGGTCGACCAGCAACTCGCCCGCGAGCTGGCAGCCGGCGGTGTCCCCGCCGAGCTGCTCGTCGTCGCCGAGCCGGCGTACCTCGAGCTGCTGGGTGAGCTTCCGGCGTCGTGCCGGCTGCGGTGGATCGAGGATCCGCGCGGCTGGTACGCCGCGTCCGCAGTGCTGGACGGATGGGGATGGCCGTGA
- a CDS encoding radical SAM protein → MIRVFAASPDLGGILHDPATGLNHHLPLRLTSQPPTGRLVLDDGELGPPISVSRAMPVSLCWSPLVRCNLACAHCLDDTSVHETDQLERHRVAGVLAGSGVLGVDISGGEPLLLRELPDLGRRVAGGGRTAASVTTNGWHLERRASELVDAFDAVRVSFDGATGETHDYHRSAGSFRRATAGVRAAVAAGLPVQLQMVLMRSNRAEAAAMVDLAVRLGAGGVTFLQMLPIGAGATVTGQMLTDDEATELVGALAVPAGFRLRLRTRAGAGGFTVIRADARVWRNDPHGTQIAGTKPLTEAADLLPEPVAAA, encoded by the coding sequence ATGATCCGCGTGTTCGCCGCCTCGCCCGACCTCGGTGGCATCCTGCACGACCCTGCCACCGGCCTAAACCACCACCTGCCCCTCAGATTGACCAGCCAGCCGCCAACGGGACGACTCGTCCTCGACGACGGCGAACTCGGGCCGCCGATCTCCGTGTCGCGGGCCATGCCCGTGTCGTTGTGCTGGTCCCCGCTGGTGCGCTGCAACCTTGCCTGCGCCCACTGCCTGGACGACACCAGCGTGCACGAAACCGACCAGCTCGAACGACACCGCGTTGCCGGAGTCCTCGCCGGCTCCGGAGTGCTCGGCGTCGACATCTCCGGCGGCGAGCCGCTGCTGCTGCGCGAGCTGCCGGACCTGGGCCGCCGGGTTGCCGGCGGCGGCCGGACCGCGGCAAGTGTGACCACCAACGGATGGCACCTTGAGCGGCGCGCCAGCGAACTGGTCGACGCGTTCGACGCCGTGCGGGTGAGCTTCGACGGCGCCACCGGCGAAACCCACGACTACCATCGCTCGGCCGGCAGCTTCAGGCGCGCGACCGCCGGGGTACGCGCGGCCGTCGCGGCGGGCCTTCCCGTGCAACTGCAGATGGTGTTGATGCGCTCGAACCGGGCCGAGGCCGCCGCCATGGTCGACCTCGCAGTGCGGCTCGGTGCTGGCGGCGTCACCTTCCTGCAGATGCTGCCGATCGGGGCCGGCGCCACCGTCACCGGACAGATGCTCACCGACGACGAGGCCACCGAGCTCGTCGGCGCTCTCGCCGTTCCTGCCGGATTCCGGCTGCGGTTGCGGACCCGGGCCGGTGCCGGCGGTTTCACCGTGATCCGCGCGGACGCCCGGGTCTGGCGCAACGACCCGCATGGCACCCAGATCGCCGGCACCAAGCCGCTGACCGAAGCGGCTGATCTGCTGCCCGAACCGGTGGCAGCGGCATGA
- a CDS encoding MFS transporter: MTVEPAASTDLHPAPAARDTVRQAWTAYAVSQAGSGVGAGALPLVAILVLDASDWQVSLLSAVAGVAAAVTIMPLGPWVEFHRKRPTMISADVLRCATLVSVPVAAWLGKLTFGQLCVVAAAQTVGTIASSAASTAFLKHLVPSNRLALVNSRWETTMWTASTAGPPTGGLLVSGFGPLAAVVVDAVSFAASGLSLARIRHREPEAVGPAKGRHSMADMTAGWRHIAAHPVLRRLFAHSLIFGGCIVGSTPLIAVLMLRDLGFTPAAYGLALGLPCAAGVLGSLVAPRIIARAGLMRVLLVGGAGRCLWMGFIPLAPGTTAGLAMIVGADTALLFAAGVFNPAFATYRMQATADGYLARVAAAWAVSSKIAQPVMIAAGGLAAAVFGARTALLALAAVLLATVVILPWRAWPATRPAAGTSPGVLPSSEEAL; this comes from the coding sequence GTGACCGTCGAACCCGCCGCCAGCACCGACCTCCATCCGGCGCCAGCTGCCCGGGACACGGTACGGCAGGCGTGGACGGCGTACGCGGTGTCGCAGGCCGGCAGCGGTGTCGGCGCGGGCGCGCTGCCCCTGGTCGCGATCCTGGTCCTGGACGCCTCCGACTGGCAGGTGTCGCTGCTGTCCGCGGTGGCCGGTGTCGCCGCCGCAGTGACGATCATGCCGCTCGGGCCGTGGGTCGAGTTCCACCGCAAACGACCGACCATGATCAGCGCGGACGTGCTGAGGTGCGCGACGTTGGTCAGCGTGCCGGTCGCGGCGTGGCTGGGGAAGCTGACGTTCGGGCAGCTGTGCGTGGTGGCCGCCGCGCAGACAGTCGGGACGATCGCGTCGTCGGCAGCCAGCACCGCGTTCCTCAAGCACCTGGTGCCCTCGAACCGGCTGGCGCTGGTCAACAGCCGGTGGGAGACGACCATGTGGACGGCCAGCACCGCCGGCCCGCCAACGGGCGGTCTGCTGGTCTCCGGGTTCGGCCCGTTGGCCGCGGTCGTGGTCGACGCGGTTAGCTTCGCGGCCTCCGGCCTGTCCCTGGCCCGGATACGGCACCGTGAACCGGAGGCGGTCGGCCCGGCGAAGGGCCGGCACTCGATGGCCGATATGACCGCGGGCTGGCGGCACATCGCCGCCCACCCGGTCCTGCGTCGGCTGTTCGCGCACTCGCTGATCTTCGGTGGGTGCATTGTCGGTTCGACTCCGCTGATCGCTGTGCTGATGCTGCGCGACCTCGGGTTCACGCCGGCCGCATACGGCCTGGCTCTCGGGCTGCCGTGCGCGGCTGGGGTGCTCGGCTCGCTGGTGGCGCCGCGGATCATCGCCCGCGCCGGGCTGATGCGGGTCCTGCTGGTCGGTGGCGCGGGCCGCTGCCTGTGGATGGGCTTCATCCCGCTCGCGCCCGGCACGACGGCGGGGCTGGCCATGATCGTCGGCGCGGACACGGCGCTGCTGTTTGCCGCCGGGGTGTTCAATCCGGCGTTCGCGACGTACCGGATGCAGGCCACCGCCGACGGCTACCTCGCCCGGGTCGCCGCCGCGTGGGCGGTCAGCAGCAAGATCGCCCAACCGGTCATGATCGCCGCAGGCGGGTTGGCTGCCGCGGTTTTCGGCGCCCGGACCGCGCTGCTCGCGCTGGCCGCCGTGTTGCTGGCCACCGTCGTCATCCTGCCCTGGCGCGCCTGGCCGGCCACCCGCCCGGCGGCCGGCACCAGTCCCGGAGTACTGCCGTCGTCGGAGGAAGCGTTATGA
- a CDS encoding PIG-L deacetylase family protein encodes MVKPAVDLLTIMAHPDDAELWAGATIAAAQSAVIAVTAHDPIRDAEAAAGAGILGARLERLPDVSVASVQQLLRRLAPQVVITHHVDDVHPDHRRTAEIVISALPDVVIETGLPARVYTCDGYNNLDRHGRPIYLPIMINASGQWETKIRALRSHSSQPIVEHFGPMAEVLGRLHGLRIGTQYAEAFAPVPVLGRLPETAGLFGPCPEHADADAGRISA; translated from the coding sequence ATGGTGAAACCCGCGGTCGACCTACTCACGATCATGGCGCACCCCGACGACGCCGAACTGTGGGCAGGCGCGACGATCGCCGCCGCCCAGTCGGCGGTCATCGCCGTTACCGCACACGATCCGATCCGCGACGCCGAGGCCGCCGCGGGCGCCGGCATCCTCGGCGCCCGACTCGAACGGCTGCCCGACGTTTCCGTCGCGTCCGTACAGCAACTCCTTCGCCGCCTGGCACCGCAGGTCGTCATCACCCACCACGTCGACGACGTGCACCCGGATCACCGGCGCACCGCCGAGATAGTCATCAGCGCACTGCCCGACGTCGTGATCGAGACCGGCCTTCCCGCGCGGGTGTACACGTGCGACGGCTACAACAACCTCGACCGCCATGGCCGGCCCATCTATCTGCCCATCATGATCAACGCCTCCGGGCAGTGGGAAACCAAGATCCGGGCCCTGCGGTCACACAGCTCGCAGCCCATCGTCGAACACTTCGGCCCGATGGCCGAGGTGCTCGGCAGACTCCACGGCCTGCGCATCGGCACCCAGTACGCCGAGGCGTTCGCTCCGGTACCCGTTCTCGGCCGCCTTCCCGAAACAGCTGGCCTGTTCGGGCCGTGTCCCGAGCACGCCGACGCAGATGCCGGACGAATCTCCGCCTGA
- a CDS encoding nucleotidyltransferase domain-containing protein: protein MNPGGDDTTPAATAMLAALAEARADWLGTAVTRLRSHPLAVAAWLFGSLGRGDADALSDIDLIVAVTQPPPSDVFAGLGLPGRRLFARPKPRNAPAGGAYLAVCLELAGLPVLVDLYLWPAATAAHPADGLLLFAAEQRRRADLGFIALLDRHPSSDTRGSDPTAPETTLMLLQLAAKYLARSDHARLASICAQLGIPKASNGAALRSRLADAVDTQARPDLAAAVIAAERLIALADAVTALPLAATKNNGPDLLGPTTSPAPASAAERDRS, encoded by the coding sequence ATGAATCCCGGCGGCGACGACACCACCCCAGCGGCCACGGCGATGCTCGCTGCTCTTGCCGAGGCCCGCGCGGACTGGCTCGGCACGGCGGTGACCCGGCTGCGATCCCACCCTCTGGCCGTCGCGGCGTGGCTGTTCGGGTCGCTGGGTCGCGGCGACGCCGATGCGCTCAGCGACATCGACCTGATCGTGGCCGTCACGCAACCCCCGCCGTCCGACGTCTTCGCCGGGTTGGGCCTACCGGGCCGGAGGCTGTTCGCCCGTCCTAAACCGCGCAACGCCCCCGCCGGGGGCGCCTACCTGGCCGTGTGCCTGGAACTAGCTGGCCTGCCGGTGCTCGTGGACCTGTATCTGTGGCCGGCGGCAACCGCCGCTCATCCCGCCGATGGCCTGCTCCTGTTCGCCGCTGAGCAACGGCGGCGCGCGGACCTCGGGTTCATCGCGCTGCTGGACCGGCACCCCAGCAGCGACACCCGCGGCAGTGACCCCACAGCACCCGAGACAACCCTGATGCTCCTGCAACTGGCCGCGAAGTACCTGGCCCGCAGCGACCACGCGCGCCTGGCCAGCATCTGCGCACAGCTCGGCATTCCCAAAGCATCGAACGGCGCCGCGCTGCGCAGCCGGCTCGCCGACGCCGTCGATACACAAGCGCGCCCGGACCTGGCAGCGGCCGTCATCGCGGCCGAGCGGCTGATCGCGCTCGCCGACGCTGTGACGGCCCTGCCCCTGGCAGCGACGAAAAACAACGGGCCAGACCTGCTCGGCCCCACCACATCGCCGGCGCCTGCATCTGCGGCAGAAAGGGATCGATCATGA
- a CDS encoding ABC transporter ATP-binding protein — protein MWWEQGMRARIDAGMLGVFAEMPKLIAEALRISWRADRMRTATVAGTTLTAGAMATFGLLATQRVLIELFASGPTPARVEAALPALAWLAASIAVRGGLGIATGYALNGLTPRINQQAERRLFETTTAVQLDSFDQDDFADSMERASRGTESVIDLIKGVMNLLAGIVSFLAVAIAVIVIHPLLLLALLLATTPNAYAALRAGHERFQTYLQGSARRRRLWVLHKLMAERVSASELRSYGLRDFLLGQYDQVMGAQTEIDLALARRVTTTTSIGAIVSGIASAGVYVLLGVLLLDGRIPLAAAATCVVAVQAAQRALTQVTFQADHVFAEGQHFNEYIRFLDRATSYLPERHEEPAARPEDLRELEIRSVAHRYPDREAPAVDDVTLSIRAGQTVAFVGENGSGKSTLAAMIAGLRTPSAGAILWNGRPLTAWDSIALSARISVVLQEHHKWPFTAATNIALGDINTPAEQTRIEAAAAMAAAHTMIQDLPKGYETLLDRTFKDGQDLSGGQWQRITAARGFLRDADLLIMDEPSSALDPRAEDTLFQAIRSRQGQRTTILITHRLANVVHADRIFVMHGGRLVEQGTHAELIAAGGRYRELFSLQAAGYTSSGVAS, from the coding sequence ATGTGGTGGGAGCAGGGCATGCGGGCGCGCATCGACGCCGGGATGCTGGGCGTCTTCGCCGAAATGCCGAAGCTGATCGCCGAGGCGTTGCGGATCAGCTGGCGCGCCGACCGGATGCGGACCGCGACCGTAGCGGGCACGACGCTGACGGCCGGCGCGATGGCCACCTTCGGGCTGCTGGCCACGCAACGGGTGCTGATCGAACTGTTCGCGTCCGGCCCGACCCCGGCCCGGGTCGAGGCCGCGCTCCCCGCACTCGCCTGGCTGGCCGCCTCGATTGCGGTCCGCGGCGGGCTCGGCATCGCCACCGGGTACGCCCTCAACGGGCTCACTCCGCGGATCAACCAGCAGGCCGAGCGGCGGCTGTTCGAGACCACGACCGCCGTGCAGCTCGACTCTTTCGACCAGGACGACTTTGCCGACAGCATGGAACGCGCCTCGCGCGGCACCGAGTCGGTGATCGACCTGATCAAAGGCGTGATGAACCTGCTCGCCGGGATCGTCAGCTTCCTCGCCGTCGCGATTGCTGTGATCGTCATCCATCCGCTGCTGCTGCTGGCGCTGCTGCTGGCGACCACCCCGAATGCGTACGCGGCGCTACGGGCCGGGCACGAGCGATTCCAGACCTACCTGCAAGGGTCCGCCCGCCGGCGCCGACTGTGGGTGCTGCACAAGCTGATGGCCGAACGCGTCTCCGCCTCCGAACTGCGCTCGTACGGGCTGCGCGACTTCCTACTGGGCCAGTACGACCAGGTGATGGGCGCCCAAACGGAAATCGATCTGGCTCTGGCCCGCCGGGTCACCACCACGACCAGCATCGGCGCGATTGTCAGCGGCATCGCCTCCGCCGGCGTGTACGTGCTGCTGGGTGTCCTGCTGCTCGACGGACGCATCCCCCTTGCGGCAGCGGCCACCTGCGTGGTCGCCGTCCAGGCGGCCCAGCGCGCCCTGACGCAGGTGACCTTCCAAGCTGACCATGTTTTCGCCGAGGGCCAGCACTTCAACGAATACATCCGGTTCCTCGACCGGGCAACGTCCTACCTGCCTGAGCGGCACGAGGAGCCTGCCGCCCGGCCGGAGGACTTGCGCGAGCTGGAGATCCGGAGCGTGGCGCACCGCTATCCCGATCGGGAAGCGCCCGCCGTTGACGACGTCACGCTGAGCATCCGGGCCGGCCAGACGGTGGCCTTCGTCGGTGAGAACGGCTCCGGCAAGTCGACGCTCGCCGCGATGATTGCCGGCCTGCGCACACCCAGCGCGGGAGCCATCCTGTGGAACGGCCGGCCCCTGACCGCCTGGGACAGCATCGCGCTCAGCGCCCGCATCTCGGTGGTGCTGCAGGAGCACCACAAGTGGCCGTTCACCGCCGCCACCAACATCGCGCTGGGCGACATCAACACTCCTGCCGAGCAGACTCGGATCGAGGCGGCGGCGGCGATGGCCGCCGCCCACACCATGATCCAGGACCTGCCCAAAGGGTACGAGACGCTGCTGGACCGCACGTTCAAGGACGGCCAGGATTTGTCCGGCGGCCAGTGGCAGCGCATCACCGCCGCCCGCGGCTTTCTCCGCGACGCCGACCTGCTGATCATGGACGAGCCGTCGTCCGCGCTCGACCCGCGCGCCGAGGACACCCTCTTCCAAGCCATCCGCAGCCGGCAAGGGCAGCGCACCACCATCCTGATCACGCACCGGCTCGCCAACGTCGTGCACGCGGACCGGATCTTCGTCATGCACGGCGGCCGGCTCGTCGAGCAGGGCACTCACGCCGAGCTGATCGCGGCCGGCGGCCGATATAGAGAGCTGTTCTCGCTGCAGGCAGCCGGCTACACCAGCTCCGGCGTGGCGTCATGA